A portion of the Streptomyces sp. NBC_00376 genome contains these proteins:
- a CDS encoding beta-galactosidase: protein MTSPRTTRFPYPAGGDGSRRLGYGADYNPEQWPREVWEEDVRLMREAGVNIVSLAIFSWARLQPTADTWDFGWLDEVMDLLHAGGIGVDLATATASPPPWLTTAHPEILPVTATGETLWPGARQHWRPTSQVFRTHALRLVRELATRYAGHPALVAWHVNNELGCHNVYDYSDDAAHAFRAWLRRRYTDLDALNHAWGTAFWSQRYSDWGQILPPRLAASHPNPTQQLDFKRFSSDALKDHLLAEREVLRELTPDVPVTTNFMVMGGTKGMDYADWAASGAIDFVANDHYVVPGPQDRDELSFAANLTSGIAGHRPWFLMEHSTGAVNWQPVNLAKNPGELARDSLLHVAHGADAVCFFQWRQSAAGAEKYHSAMVPHAGPDSAVFRSVSELGRTLEAIAPIAGTEREPARVALLFDWDSWWASEQDSHPTSRLDYHREALDWYSALLRLGIRADVVPAHRTDLSSYDVVIAPVLHMVSRPFGTELTRYVEGGGHLVTTYFSGVVDENDHIWLGGYPGALRELLGIRIEEFGPLLDGDTVDLDNATTGSVWTDRITVTGPDTEVLAHYRTGAYASRPAVTRRTTGDGSAAYVSTRLGVEGLAALLPELLAPTGVTSELPDGAQGVVELAVRRDAGSRYLFLVNRSDAPVPLPGVTGELLAGPASEGGLVLPPREVAVLRQPTP from the coding sequence ATGACCTCCCCCCGCACCACCCGCTTCCCCTACCCGGCGGGCGGCGACGGCAGCCGACGCCTCGGCTACGGCGCCGACTACAACCCCGAGCAGTGGCCGCGGGAGGTGTGGGAGGAGGACGTCCGGCTGATGCGCGAGGCCGGCGTGAACATCGTCTCCCTGGCGATCTTCTCCTGGGCCCGGCTCCAGCCCACCGCCGACACCTGGGACTTCGGCTGGCTCGACGAGGTGATGGACCTGCTGCACGCGGGCGGCATCGGCGTCGACCTGGCCACCGCGACCGCGTCCCCGCCGCCTTGGCTCACCACCGCCCACCCGGAGATCCTGCCGGTGACCGCGACCGGCGAGACGCTCTGGCCGGGCGCACGCCAGCACTGGCGGCCCACCTCACAAGTCTTCCGCACCCACGCGCTGCGCCTGGTCCGGGAGCTGGCGACGCGCTACGCCGGACACCCGGCCCTGGTCGCCTGGCACGTCAACAACGAGCTGGGCTGCCACAACGTCTACGACTACTCCGACGACGCCGCTCATGCCTTCCGGGCCTGGCTGCGCCGCCGCTACACCGACCTCGACGCCCTCAACCATGCCTGGGGAACGGCCTTCTGGTCCCAGCGCTACAGCGACTGGGGCCAGATCCTGCCACCCCGCCTCGCCGCCTCGCACCCCAATCCGACGCAGCAGCTCGACTTCAAGCGGTTCTCGTCGGACGCGCTCAAGGACCATCTCCTCGCCGAGCGCGAGGTGCTGCGGGAGCTGACCCCCGACGTGCCGGTGACCACCAACTTCATGGTGATGGGCGGCACCAAGGGCATGGACTACGCGGACTGGGCGGCCTCGGGCGCGATCGACTTCGTCGCCAACGACCACTACGTCGTCCCCGGCCCGCAGGACCGCGACGAGCTCTCCTTCGCCGCAAATCTGACCAGCGGGATCGCCGGCCACCGCCCGTGGTTCCTGATGGAGCACTCCACCGGCGCCGTGAACTGGCAGCCCGTCAACCTCGCGAAGAACCCGGGGGAATTGGCGCGGGACTCGCTGCTGCACGTGGCGCACGGCGCCGACGCCGTCTGCTTCTTCCAGTGGCGCCAGTCGGCGGCCGGAGCCGAGAAGTACCACTCGGCGATGGTGCCGCACGCCGGCCCCGACAGCGCGGTCTTCCGCTCCGTCTCGGAGTTGGGCCGCACCCTCGAAGCGATCGCACCGATCGCCGGAACCGAGCGTGAACCCGCCCGCGTGGCCCTTTTGTTCGACTGGGACTCGTGGTGGGCCAGCGAGCAGGACTCCCATCCCACATCGAGGCTCGACTACCACCGCGAGGCCCTCGACTGGTACTCCGCGCTGCTGCGGCTCGGCATCCGCGCCGATGTGGTACCCGCGCACCGTACCGATCTCTCCTCGTACGACGTGGTGATCGCACCCGTGCTGCACATGGTGTCCCGGCCCTTCGGCACGGAGCTGACCCGGTACGTGGAGGGCGGCGGACACCTCGTCACCACGTACTTCTCCGGCGTCGTCGACGAGAACGACCACATCTGGCTCGGCGGCTACCCCGGCGCCCTGCGCGAGCTGCTCGGCATCCGCATCGAGGAGTTCGGGCCGCTGCTCGACGGCGACACCGTCGACCTCGACAACGCGACGACCGGCAGCGTGTGGACCGACCGGATCACGGTCACCGGACCGGACACGGAGGTGCTCGCCCACTACCGCACTGGGGCGTACGCCTCCCGCCCGGCCGTCACACGCCGTACGACGGGCGACGGGTCGGCCGCGTACGTCTCCACCCGCCTCGGCGTCGAAGGCCTCGCCGCGCTGCTGCCGGAGCTGCTCGCACCGACCGGCGTGACCAGTGAACTCCCGGACGGAGCACAGGGAGTGGTCGAACTGGCGGTGCGTCGCGACGCGGGCAGCCGCTACCTCTTCCTGGTCAACCGCAGCGACGCGCCGGTGCCGCTGCCCGGTGTGACCGGTGAGCTGCTCGCCGGTCCTGCGTCGGAGGGCGGCCTCGTGCTGCCACCCCGGGAGGTGGCCGTACTCCGGCAGCCCACCCCCTGA
- a CDS encoding MFS transporter — MSLIRGSRTPSAATPHETPRDALGELDQRNLRRLMPLLLAAYIMSFLDRTNIGLAKERLEVDLGISAAAYGLGAGLFFLTYAISEVPSNLIMYRVGARWWITRIMLTWGVISACMAFVQGEKSFYAMRLLLGAAEAGLLPGILLYFTYWFRSEIRGRAIGLLLLGASIASVVGNPLGGLLMEMDGIGGWHGWQWMFVIEGVPCLFLAFAIYRFLPDGPAKAPWLTADEARLVQDAVTREQTEGAQAAGNGSGSGSLLTVLRDKQMLLAIFANWTHQVALYSVVYFLPGIIGGWGDLSPFTIGLLTGLPWLTAAVGAVLVPPRATTPRRSRNFVVVGLLMMFTGLVVAAVAGPVIALLGFCFTGLAFFVVQPLLFNFPATRLSGKTLAGGLALLNTIGITGGFVGPYIMGYAEDATGNHLSGLWVSIVLLALGALAATRLRFSPKSAS, encoded by the coding sequence ATGTCTTTGATCCGCGGTTCCCGCACGCCCAGTGCGGCCACACCACACGAAACCCCGCGCGATGCGCTCGGCGAGCTGGACCAGCGCAATCTGCGGCGGCTGATGCCGCTGCTGCTGGCCGCCTACATCATGTCGTTCCTGGACCGGACCAACATCGGTCTGGCCAAGGAACGCCTGGAGGTCGACCTGGGCATCTCCGCCGCGGCCTACGGGCTGGGCGCGGGGCTCTTCTTCCTCACCTACGCGATCTCCGAGGTGCCCAGCAACCTGATCATGTACCGGGTGGGCGCCCGCTGGTGGATCACCCGGATCATGCTGACCTGGGGCGTCATCTCCGCCTGCATGGCCTTCGTGCAGGGCGAGAAGTCCTTCTACGCCATGCGGCTGCTGCTCGGCGCCGCCGAGGCCGGGCTGCTGCCGGGCATCCTGCTCTACTTCACCTACTGGTTCCGCTCCGAGATCCGCGGCAGGGCCATCGGGCTGCTCCTGCTCGGCGCCTCCATCGCCAGCGTCGTGGGAAACCCGCTCGGCGGGCTGCTGATGGAGATGGACGGGATCGGCGGCTGGCACGGCTGGCAGTGGATGTTCGTCATCGAGGGGGTCCCCTGCCTCTTCCTGGCGTTCGCCATCTACCGCTTCCTGCCCGACGGCCCGGCCAAGGCGCCCTGGCTGACGGCGGACGAGGCCCGGCTGGTCCAGGACGCGGTCACCCGCGAGCAGACCGAGGGCGCCCAGGCGGCCGGCAACGGCTCCGGTTCCGGCTCGCTGCTGACGGTGCTGCGCGACAAGCAGATGCTGCTGGCCATCTTCGCCAACTGGACCCATCAGGTCGCCCTGTACTCCGTCGTCTACTTCCTGCCCGGCATCATCGGCGGCTGGGGCGATCTCTCGCCGTTCACCATCGGCCTGCTGACCGGACTGCCCTGGCTCACCGCGGCCGTCGGCGCCGTACTGGTGCCGCCCCGCGCGACCACGCCCCGGCGCTCCCGCAACTTCGTGGTGGTCGGCCTGCTGATGATGTTCACCGGCCTCGTCGTCGCCGCCGTCGCCGGTCCCGTGATCGCCCTGCTCGGCTTCTGCTTCACCGGCCTGGCGTTCTTCGTGGTCCAGCCCCTGCTGTTCAACTTCCCCGCCACCCGCCTCTCGGGCAAGACCCTCGCGGGCGGCCTGGCGCTGCTCAACACCATCGGCATCACCGGCGGCTTCGTCGGCCCCTACATCATGGGGTACGCCGAGGACGCCACCGGCAACCACCTGTCCGGCCTGTGGGTCTCCATCGTCCTGCTGGCCCTCGGCGCGCTGGCGGCCACGCGGCTGCGCTTCTCCCCCAAGTCCGCGTCCTGA
- a CDS encoding 2-oxo acid dehydrogenase subunit E2: protein MAELFRMPAVAADAATAVLSAWQVAEGEAFTKDDALVSIETDKAEVDVSAERDGVLLRTLYEAGVEIEVGDPIAVLGAVGEQVGDLDALLAELGVGVTAPGEARQAVRRDVPEEPVARPTAAPAPGGPDRGGRIFSSPLARRLAREAGLGIETLTGTGPGGRVVRRDVEAAVAARRTQATPPPAAPAPLAAAPVPQAAAPAAPADTGDHEDIPHTRMRRAIARRLTESKQHTPHFYLRATCAVDELLALRQRINAVSPVKVSVNDLLIKAVAMAHTQVPEMNAVWQPEAVRRFRSVDVSVAIATDTGLVTPVLRGIENLSVSAIATRTRAFAEQARSGALRPADLEGGSITVSNLGMYGVEEFAAIINPPQAAILAIGAARDEAVVRDGAVTAAKVLGVVLSVDHRPVDGAVAARWLAAFTEAVQNPVRLVV from the coding sequence ATGGCAGAACTGTTCCGAATGCCCGCCGTGGCCGCCGACGCGGCAACGGCCGTGCTGTCCGCCTGGCAGGTGGCGGAGGGAGAAGCGTTCACGAAGGACGACGCGCTCGTCTCCATCGAGACCGACAAGGCCGAGGTGGACGTCTCCGCCGAGCGGGACGGCGTACTGCTCAGGACGCTGTACGAGGCCGGCGTCGAGATCGAGGTCGGCGACCCGATCGCCGTGCTCGGCGCCGTCGGCGAACAGGTCGGTGACCTCGACGCACTGCTGGCGGAACTCGGTGTCGGCGTCACCGCGCCCGGCGAGGCCCGGCAGGCGGTGCGCCGGGACGTACCGGAGGAGCCCGTGGCACGGCCCACGGCCGCCCCGGCGCCCGGTGGGCCGGATCGCGGCGGGCGGATCTTCAGCAGTCCGCTGGCCCGCAGGCTGGCCCGGGAGGCGGGGCTCGGCATCGAGACCCTCACCGGCACCGGGCCCGGTGGACGCGTCGTCCGGCGTGACGTCGAGGCCGCCGTCGCGGCGCGGCGGACGCAGGCGACTCCGCCGCCCGCAGCTCCGGCACCCCTGGCGGCCGCCCCCGTGCCGCAGGCCGCCGCGCCCGCCGCACCGGCCGACACCGGCGACCACGAGGACATCCCGCACACCCGGATGCGCCGGGCCATCGCCAGGCGCCTGACGGAGAGCAAGCAGCACACCCCGCACTTCTATCTCCGGGCGACCTGCGCCGTGGACGAGCTGCTCGCCCTGCGGCAGCGGATCAACGCCGTCAGCCCGGTCAAGGTCTCGGTCAACGACCTGCTGATCAAGGCCGTCGCCATGGCACACACCCAGGTGCCCGAGATGAACGCGGTGTGGCAGCCGGAAGCCGTCCGCCGGTTCCGTTCCGTCGACGTCTCGGTCGCCATCGCCACCGACACGGGCCTGGTGACGCCGGTACTGCGCGGGATCGAGAACCTGTCGGTGTCGGCGATCGCCACGCGGACCCGCGCGTTCGCGGAGCAGGCGCGCTCCGGGGCGTTGCGCCCCGCCGACCTCGAAGGCGGATCGATCACCGTGTCGAACCTCGGCATGTACGGGGTCGAGGAGTTCGCCGCCATCATCAACCCGCCGCAGGCCGCGATCCTGGCCATCGGCGCCGCACGCGACGAGGCGGTGGTCCGCGACGGTGCGGTCACCGCGGCGAAGGTGCTCGGCGTGGTCCTGTCCGTGGACCACCGTCCGGTGGACGGTGCCGTGGCGGCGCGCTGGCTCGCGGCCTTCACCGAGGCCGTTCAGAACCCGGTCCGGCTCGTCGTCTGA
- a CDS encoding alpha-ketoacid dehydrogenase subunit alpha/beta, producing MPTHRKLAPAAPWTEVTATKKDWHGADPRLLTSMFTQTLLIRTFEEYVLDLAGQGLVHGPAHSSIGQEGGAVGSVLPLTGADFVGGSHRGHHQFLAKALGYVAPAGIDLRRPVDDEVRTVLQRSLAEICGLARGFCRGRGGSMHLQWREAGAMGTNAIVGGGVPQAAGFAWSARQAGTDAVSVTYFGDGAVNIGSVLETMNLAAAWKLPVCFFIENNKYAVSTHVDEATAEPRLSARGLGFNIPSWRVDGMDPLATYLAMSEAVDHMRAGHGPTIVEAEVYRFFHQNGPFPGSAFGYRTKDEEKEWRARDPLALVSRQLVENGVLGADEIEECTARAKAVMAAIGDELLEPDPEGKPGTRRIRPSEWPDPSFRDVGVRGDLSEFDDVRVADTGTGADAFQGRLEQRKFIDVVAEVMSRRMAEDESVVVMGEDVHRLKGGTNGATKGLAEAHPDRVLGTPISENAFAGLAGGIALDGRYKPVVEFMYADFMWVAADQIFNQIGKARHMFGGDGQGSGVPLVLRSKVAMGTGYGSQHSMDPAGILATAPGWRIVAPSTPFDYVGLMNSALTCKDPVVVLEHTDLYSSVGPGPVDDFDYCLPVGKAAVRRTGSRITVVTYLAMTNYVLEAVEQLGLDAEVIDLRWLDRASLDWDTLGASIRKTNNVLIAEQGPVGTSYGGWLSDEIQRRHFDWLDRPVERVQAGESSPSISKVLERAAIARTEEVVAALQRVTGN from the coding sequence ATGCCCACACACCGGAAACTGGCCCCCGCCGCACCCTGGACCGAGGTGACGGCGACCAAGAAGGACTGGCACGGCGCGGACCCCCGGCTGCTGACCTCGATGTTCACCCAGACCCTGCTGATCAGGACCTTCGAGGAGTACGTACTCGACCTGGCGGGCCAGGGACTGGTCCACGGCCCGGCGCACTCCAGCATCGGCCAGGAGGGCGGCGCCGTCGGCTCGGTGCTGCCGCTGACCGGCGCCGACTTCGTCGGCGGTTCGCACCGGGGGCACCACCAGTTCCTCGCCAAGGCACTGGGTTACGTCGCGCCCGCCGGCATCGACCTGCGCCGCCCCGTCGACGACGAGGTGCGCACCGTCCTGCAGCGCAGCCTGGCCGAGATCTGCGGCCTGGCCAGGGGCTTCTGCCGGGGGCGGGGCGGGTCCATGCATCTGCAGTGGCGCGAGGCCGGGGCCATGGGCACCAACGCGATCGTCGGTGGCGGCGTGCCGCAGGCCGCCGGGTTCGCCTGGTCGGCGCGGCAGGCCGGCACCGATGCCGTCTCGGTGACCTACTTCGGGGACGGCGCGGTCAACATCGGCTCCGTGCTGGAGACGATGAACCTCGCCGCCGCCTGGAAGCTGCCGGTCTGCTTCTTCATCGAGAACAACAAGTACGCCGTCTCCACCCATGTGGACGAGGCGACGGCCGAGCCCCGGCTGTCGGCGCGCGGTCTGGGCTTCAACATCCCCAGCTGGCGCGTGGACGGCATGGACCCGCTCGCCACGTACCTCGCCATGAGCGAGGCCGTGGACCACATGCGCGCGGGCCACGGCCCGACCATCGTCGAGGCCGAGGTCTACCGCTTCTTCCACCAGAACGGCCCGTTCCCCGGCAGCGCGTTCGGCTACCGCACCAAGGACGAGGAGAAGGAGTGGCGGGCCCGCGACCCGCTCGCCCTCGTCTCGCGGCAGCTCGTCGAGAACGGCGTCCTCGGCGCCGACGAGATCGAGGAGTGCACGGCGCGGGCCAAGGCCGTCATGGCCGCCATCGGCGACGAACTGCTGGAGCCCGACCCCGAAGGCAAGCCGGGCACCCGCCGCATCAGGCCCTCCGAATGGCCCGACCCGTCCTTCCGTGACGTCGGCGTACGCGGCGACCTCAGCGAGTTCGACGACGTACGCGTCGCCGACACCGGCACCGGGGCGGATGCCTTCCAGGGCCGCCTGGAACAGCGGAAGTTCATCGACGTCGTGGCCGAGGTGATGAGCCGGCGCATGGCCGAGGACGAGTCGGTCGTCGTCATGGGCGAGGACGTGCACCGGCTCAAGGGCGGCACCAACGGCGCCACCAAGGGCCTGGCCGAGGCCCACCCGGACCGTGTCCTGGGCACCCCGATCAGTGAGAACGCCTTCGCCGGGCTGGCCGGCGGCATCGCGCTCGACGGCCGGTACAAGCCGGTGGTCGAGTTCATGTACGCCGACTTCATGTGGGTCGCGGCCGACCAGATCTTCAACCAGATCGGCAAGGCCCGGCACATGTTCGGCGGCGACGGACAGGGGTCCGGAGTGCCGCTCGTCCTGCGCAGCAAGGTCGCCATGGGCACCGGCTACGGCTCCCAGCACTCCATGGATCCGGCGGGAATCCTCGCCACGGCCCCGGGCTGGCGGATCGTCGCCCCGTCCACGCCCTTCGACTACGTGGGCCTGATGAACTCCGCACTGACCTGCAAGGACCCGGTCGTCGTACTGGAGCACACCGACCTGTACAGCTCGGTCGGTCCCGGCCCGGTGGACGATTTCGACTACTGCCTGCCGGTGGGCAAGGCGGCCGTGCGCCGCACCGGATCACGGATCACCGTCGTCACGTACCTCGCGATGACCAACTACGTGCTGGAGGCCGTCGAGCAGCTGGGCCTGGACGCCGAGGTCATCGACCTGCGGTGGCTGGACCGCGCCAGTCTCGACTGGGACACCCTCGGCGCGAGCATCCGCAAGACCAACAACGTGCTCATCGCCGAGCAGGGCCCCGTCGGCACCTCGTACGGCGGCTGGCTGTCCGACGAGATCCAGCGCCGCCACTTCGACTGGCTGGACCGGCCGGTCGAGCGCGTCCAGGCCGGCGAGTCCTCGCCCAGCATCAGCAAGGTGCTGGAGCGGGCGGCAATCGCACGGACCGAAGAGGTCGTGGCCGCGCTCCAGCGGGTCACCGGGAACTGA
- a CDS encoding VOC family protein, protein MADRWIHSTGDRGQGLPGLAGVEHIGFTVPDLEEATRFFVEVIGCEHVYSLGPFRSDGTWMSDHLGVHPRAVMRELRFFRCAGGPNFEIFEYEAPGQQTRPPSNSDVGGHHLAFYVTDLDAAVAHLRRHGVRIMGEPTASSGPSEGQRWVYFLTPWGMQLELVSYPGGKRYEADSPVLLWQPSV, encoded by the coding sequence ATGGCGGATAGATGGATCCATTCCACAGGTGACCGGGGGCAGGGACTTCCCGGGCTGGCCGGCGTCGAGCACATCGGCTTCACGGTTCCCGACCTTGAAGAGGCGACCCGGTTCTTCGTCGAGGTGATCGGCTGCGAGCACGTCTACTCGCTCGGCCCGTTCCGCTCCGACGGCACCTGGATGAGCGACCACCTCGGCGTCCACCCGCGCGCCGTGATGCGCGAGCTGCGCTTCTTCCGCTGCGCGGGCGGTCCGAACTTCGAGATCTTCGAGTACGAGGCCCCCGGCCAGCAGACGCGACCACCGAGCAACAGCGATGTCGGTGGCCACCATCTCGCCTTCTACGTCACCGACCTCGACGCCGCCGTGGCACACCTTCGACGGCACGGCGTACGGATCATGGGCGAACCCACGGCCAGCTCCGGCCCGAGCGAGGGGCAGCGCTGGGTCTACTTCCTCACTCCCTGGGGGATGCAGCTGGAGCTGGTCTCCTATCCGGGCGGCAAGCGGTACGAGGCCGACTCACCGGTACTGCTGTGGCAGCCTTCCGTCTGA
- a CDS encoding GntR family transcriptional regulator, whose protein sequence is MSRKPTTGSDTPGPSAAVASQRVADHLRAAILSGELRPGARIMQEQVAAQLGASRLPVREALRILAAEGLTVVKSNSGAWVSRMDMAECEGVYKIRERLEPLALSESIPHLSAAQIAELETIARQIELTTDVDRFLALDGRLHLLTYAGCRVAQITAMVDRFWNTTQHYRRAFARLAGDTGWELIHAEHRLIIDAIKRGDTVDAERFLTGHIRRTRLELAQHPELFTEEDHDSDHTADEAGPAD, encoded by the coding sequence ATGTCTCGCAAGCCGACCACCGGATCGGACACGCCCGGCCCCAGCGCCGCCGTCGCCAGCCAGCGCGTCGCGGACCATCTGCGTGCCGCCATCCTCAGCGGTGAACTGCGCCCCGGCGCACGGATCATGCAGGAGCAGGTCGCAGCGCAGCTCGGCGCCAGCCGGCTGCCCGTACGCGAGGCCCTGCGGATACTGGCGGCAGAGGGCCTGACGGTCGTGAAGTCCAACAGCGGCGCCTGGGTCTCCAGGATGGACATGGCGGAGTGCGAGGGCGTCTACAAGATCCGCGAACGCCTGGAACCGCTCGCCCTCAGCGAGAGCATCCCGCATCTGTCCGCAGCACAGATCGCCGAACTGGAGACGATCGCGCGGCAGATCGAGCTCACCACCGACGTGGACCGCTTCCTGGCCCTCGACGGCCGTCTCCACCTGCTCACCTACGCCGGATGCCGCGTCGCCCAGATCACCGCCATGGTCGACCGCTTCTGGAACACCACACAGCACTACCGCCGCGCCTTCGCCCGGCTCGCCGGCGACACCGGCTGGGAACTGATCCATGCCGAACACCGCCTGATCATCGATGCGATCAAGCGGGGCGACACCGTCGACGCCGAACGCTTTCTCACCGGCCACATCCGCCGCACACGGCTCGAACTGGCCCAACATCCCGAACTGTTCACAGAGGAAGACCATGACAGCGACCACACAGCAGACGAAGCAGGCCCCGCGGACTGA
- a CDS encoding SDR family NAD(P)-dependent oxidoreductase, whose amino-acid sequence MTATTQQTKQAPRTDARPFEGRTLLLSGAGGGIAREVARQFHAAGANLVLGDLNAGALEEFAATLDPTGATVITRTLDAASPESNNAFVAAAVEMFGSVDFLVPAAGIYPEQAVADMTDEQWNTVISVNLNGVFYLTRAVLPHLNEGGSIVNLTSMAGHRGSVRHAHYAATKGALLAFSRSLAWELGSRARINMVSPGIIETPMTRDYVADRGDTALATTPLGRLGRPEEVASVVTFLCSPAASFVQGEVIHVNGGMHMI is encoded by the coding sequence ATGACAGCGACCACACAGCAGACGAAGCAGGCCCCGCGGACTGACGCCCGCCCCTTCGAGGGCCGGACCCTCCTCCTGTCCGGCGCGGGCGGCGGCATCGCCCGCGAGGTGGCCCGCCAGTTCCACGCGGCAGGCGCCAACCTGGTGCTCGGCGACCTGAACGCCGGGGCACTGGAGGAGTTCGCCGCGACGCTCGACCCCACGGGCGCCACCGTGATCACCCGAACCCTGGACGCGGCCTCGCCGGAGAGCAACAACGCCTTCGTCGCCGCCGCCGTCGAGATGTTCGGCTCGGTCGACTTCCTCGTGCCCGCCGCCGGGATCTATCCGGAGCAGGCCGTCGCCGACATGACCGACGAGCAGTGGAACACCGTCATCTCGGTCAACCTCAACGGTGTCTTCTACCTCACCCGCGCCGTACTGCCCCACCTCAACGAGGGCGGCAGCATCGTCAACCTGACCTCCATGGCCGGTCACCGCGGCAGCGTCCGGCACGCGCACTACGCGGCGACGAAGGGCGCGCTGCTCGCCTTCTCCCGCAGCCTCGCCTGGGAACTCGGCTCCAGGGCACGGATCAACATGGTCTCGCCCGGCATCATCGAGACCCCCATGACCCGCGACTACGTCGCCGACCGCGGCGACACCGCTCTCGCCACCACCCCCCTCGGCCGCCTGGGCAGGCCGGAGGAAGTGGCCTCCGTCGTCACCTTCCTCTGCTCGCCCGCGGCGAGCTTCGTACAGGGCGAGGTCATCCATGTGAACGGCGGCATGCACATGATCTGA
- a CDS encoding SDR family NAD(P)-dependent oxidoreductase has product MTTEAAIYPDLSGSSVCVTGAARGLGLAMADAFAHAGCHVLLLDIDGDELDRVRPAMEARHPGQVIATATAPVSDQDAVTAALTDFTARTGELSVMVANAGVSANAPSLDLELDRWNTALDVNLTGAFVCARAAARIMREGDGGVILTTSSMYGVTAGPERAAYCAAKAAVAALTKVLAVEWAPFGIRVNALAPGYVETDLLTRLSVAGRLDTGALRRRTPRGRLGSPEDIAHLALFLSSGVSANITGQVMVSDGGWTADGYAVAPA; this is encoded by the coding sequence ATGACGACCGAAGCGGCGATCTACCCGGACCTGAGCGGCAGCTCCGTATGCGTCACCGGCGCCGCCCGCGGCCTGGGACTCGCGATGGCCGATGCCTTCGCGCACGCCGGATGCCATGTGCTGCTGCTCGACATCGACGGCGACGAACTGGACCGGGTGCGCCCCGCGATGGAGGCGCGCCACCCCGGCCAGGTGATCGCGACGGCGACCGCCCCGGTCAGCGACCAGGACGCCGTGACGGCGGCGCTGACCGACTTCACCGCCCGGACGGGAGAGCTGTCCGTCATGGTCGCCAACGCCGGAGTGTCCGCCAACGCGCCGTCCCTCGACCTCGAACTGGACCGCTGGAACACCGCGTTGGACGTCAACCTCACCGGGGCCTTCGTCTGCGCACGTGCCGCCGCCCGCATCATGCGCGAGGGCGACGGGGGCGTCATCCTGACCACCTCGTCGATGTACGGAGTGACGGCCGGGCCCGAGCGCGCGGCGTACTGCGCGGCCAAGGCGGCCGTCGCCGCCCTCACCAAGGTCCTGGCCGTCGAGTGGGCCCCGTTCGGCATCCGGGTCAACGCGCTCGCACCGGGGTACGTCGAGACCGACCTGCTGACCCGGCTCTCCGTCGCCGGCCGGCTGGACACCGGGGCGCTGCGCCGCCGCACCCCGCGCGGCCGCCTCGGCAGCCCCGAGGACATCGCGCACCTCGCCCTGTTCCTGTCCTCCGGCGTGTCCGCGAACATCACGGGCCAGGTGATGGTCAGCGACGGCGGCTGGACGGCCGACGGCTACGCGGTGGCACCGGCCTGA